A genome region from Cyanobacterium stanieri LEGE 03274 includes the following:
- a CDS encoding nucleotidyltransferase family protein: protein MTTIVNSKKDILSLLQLHKETIKSYGVKKCGLFGSFQRGEATENSDIDLLVEFEPELKNFKNLAFFLEHLFGRKVDVLTPKSLSPIFGHRILAEVEYVIFS, encoded by the coding sequence ATGACTACTATAGTTAATAGTAAAAAAGATATTTTGAGTCTATTACAACTACACAAAGAAACCATCAAAAGTTATGGAGTTAAAAAATGTGGTTTATTTGGCTCTTTTCAACGGGGAGAAGCGACGGAAAATAGTGATATTGATTTATTAGTAGAATTTGAACCTGAGTTGAAAAATTTTAAAAATTTAGCCTTTTTTTTAGAACATTTATTTGGGCGAAAAGTAGATGTTTTAACCCCAAAATCATTAAGTCCTATTTTTGGTCATAGAATATTAGCAGAGGTAGAGTATGTTATATTTTCCTGA
- a CDS encoding HEAT repeat domain-containing protein — translation MLPKKWLWRLIFSLSFYFIYPTVQVNNYYQFRAIASEAENQDPAILYDENMRKGYQATDNRQYDEALSYFQTALTYRPNDVYAQRAINNVEAMSANNSNRWDMDNLLFLLIISLVILVIIISITLIIVGLKILSNSQKKTKTISDRPLEQISLNNNILEDNQEDNNQLNKATLAKRINPEVEKPLDKTQELIKELIEGDAKNRSKVIWNLASQADSRAIAPLLDIMIKSNSQEKTLILEAISQIAFNSIKPINQALILSLQDDHGTVRKNALRDVSKVYELITQVQPIITQTAYNDPDPEVREIALSILEKIAHNPNLFTLDNHKDYAQEIDATLIQDNPTLDSH, via the coding sequence ATGTTACCTAAAAAATGGCTATGGAGATTAATTTTTTCCTTGAGTTTTTATTTTATTTATCCTACTGTACAAGTAAATAATTATTATCAATTTAGGGCGATCGCCTCTGAGGCTGAAAATCAAGATCCTGCTATCCTTTATGATGAAAATATGCGTAAGGGTTATCAAGCCACTGATAATCGTCAATATGATGAGGCTTTGAGCTACTTTCAAACTGCCCTCACATACCGCCCTAATGATGTTTATGCCCAACGAGCTATTAATAATGTAGAGGCTATGTCAGCGAATAATAGTAATAGGTGGGATATGGATAACCTTTTATTTCTATTAATTATATCCTTAGTTATTTTAGTAATTATTATTAGTATTACTTTAATTATTGTTGGTTTAAAAATATTGAGTAATAGTCAGAAAAAAACAAAAACTATATCCGATCGCCCCCTAGAACAAATATCATTAAATAATAATATTTTAGAAGATAATCAAGAGGATAATAACCAGTTAAACAAAGCAACATTAGCCAAAAGAATTAACCCTGAAGTAGAAAAACCCCTAGATAAAACCCAAGAATTAATTAAAGAATTAATAGAAGGAGACGCAAAAAATAGAAGTAAAGTAATTTGGAATTTAGCATCTCAGGCAGACTCAAGGGCGATCGCCCCTCTCCTTGATATAATGATAAAAAGTAATTCTCAAGAAAAGACTTTAATTCTCGAAGCCATATCTCAAATCGCTTTTAATAGTATCAAACCCATCAATCAGGCGCTAATATTATCATTACAAGATGACCATGGCACGGTGAGAAAAAACGCCCTGAGAGACGTTAGCAAAGTTTATGAACTAATCACCCAAGTTCAGCCTATCATAACTCAAACTGCTTATAACGATCCTGATCCTGAAGTAAGAGAAATCGCCCTTTCTATCCTTGAAAAAATAGCACACAATCCCAA
- a CDS encoding TIGR04168 family protein: MVQRKIKVAVIGDIHDQWNSLDHQILKFLEVDLVLLVGDFGNESLEVVGHVARLEIPKAVVLGNHDAWYSATKWGRKKSPYDHNKEDRVQQQLDLLGCSHVGYGRLDFAHLGLSVVGSRPFSWGGSKWKCEDFYAQRYGVSSFDDSSQRIFEQCKQTTQSNVIFVGHNGPFGLGANPEDTCGKDWNPIGGDFGDPDFQGAIALSRQLDKTISLVTFGHMHHRLRHTKARLRTIINRDQHNTIYLNAASTPRIQEKQGIKAHNYSIVTYENNQITDISLLWVNQNLEIVSTTPLYSPTKIH, from the coding sequence ATGGTGCAAAGAAAGATAAAAGTTGCGGTGATTGGAGATATTCATGATCAATGGAATAGTTTAGATCATCAAATTCTAAAGTTTTTGGAAGTTGATTTGGTGTTATTGGTGGGGGATTTTGGCAATGAATCCCTTGAGGTGGTGGGGCACGTGGCGAGGTTAGAAATCCCTAAGGCGGTGGTTTTGGGTAATCATGATGCTTGGTATTCGGCTACGAAGTGGGGCAGGAAAAAATCTCCCTATGATCATAACAAAGAAGATAGGGTACAACAACAGTTAGATTTGCTGGGATGTAGTCATGTGGGGTATGGTAGGTTAGATTTTGCCCATTTGGGGTTATCGGTAGTGGGAAGTCGTCCTTTTAGCTGGGGTGGTTCAAAGTGGAAGTGTGAGGATTTTTATGCTCAACGCTATGGGGTGTCTAGCTTTGATGATTCTAGTCAAAGGATTTTTGAGCAATGTAAACAAACGACTCAATCTAATGTGATTTTTGTGGGACATAATGGCCCTTTTGGGTTGGGGGCTAACCCTGAGGATACTTGTGGTAAGGATTGGAATCCCATCGGGGGTGATTTTGGCGATCCTGATTTTCAAGGGGCGATCGCCCTTAGCCGTCAATTAGATAAAACCATTAGTCTAGTTACCTTTGGACATATGCACCATCGCCTAAGACACACCAAAGCAAGATTAAGAACTATTATTAATAGGGATCAACATAATACCATCTATCTCAATGCCGCCTCAACCCCTCGCATCCAAGAAAAACAAGGCATCAAAGCCCATAACTATTCCATCGTCACCTATGAAAATAATCAAATTACTGATATATCCCTTTTGTGGGTAAATCAAAACTTAGAAATTGTTTCCACCACTCCCCTATATAGCCCCACGAAAATTCATTGA
- the aroC gene encoding chorismate synthase yields MSSIFGELFRISTFGESHGGGVGVVIDGCPPRIEISAEEIQEDLNRRKPGQSKITTPRKESDLCEIVSGVFEGKTLGTPIAILVRNKDARSQDYDEMAVKYRPSHADATYDAKYGIRNWQGGGRSSARETIGRVAAGAIAKKILKQIAGVEIIAYVKSIKDIEATNINQDTLTQEQVESNIVRCPDGAIAQKMIDLIDQIRKEKDSLGGTLECVVRNVPRGLGEPVFDKLEADLAKAIMSLPATKGFEIGSGFAGTTLTGSQHNDEFYLDDNGNPRTVTNRSGGIQGGISNGENIVIRAAFKPTATIGKEQKTVSKEGEETTLAAKGRHDPCVLPRAVPMVEAMVALVLCDHLLRHHAQCNLIEN; encoded by the coding sequence ATGAGCAGTATCTTTGGTGAATTATTTAGAATCTCTACATTTGGAGAATCCCATGGGGGCGGAGTTGGCGTTGTCATTGATGGTTGCCCCCCTCGTATCGAGATTAGCGCCGAAGAAATACAAGAAGATTTAAACCGTAGAAAGCCAGGGCAAAGTAAGATTACCACTCCCCGCAAAGAATCCGACTTATGCGAAATCGTATCAGGGGTATTTGAAGGTAAAACCCTCGGCACTCCCATCGCCATTTTAGTTAGAAATAAGGATGCAAGATCCCAAGATTACGATGAAATGGCCGTCAAATATCGTCCTTCCCATGCCGATGCCACCTATGACGCAAAATATGGTATCCGTAATTGGCAGGGTGGGGGGCGCTCCTCCGCCCGTGAAACCATCGGTAGGGTGGCCGCAGGGGCGATCGCCAAGAAAATTCTCAAACAAATAGCCGGGGTAGAAATCATCGCCTATGTTAAAAGCATCAAAGACATAGAAGCCACCAACATCAACCAAGATACCCTCACCCAAGAGCAAGTAGAAAGTAATATAGTTCGTTGCCCCGACGGTGCGATCGCCCAAAAAATGATCGACCTTATCGATCAAATTCGCAAAGAAAAAGACTCCCTCGGAGGTACTCTCGAATGTGTCGTCAGAAACGTCCCCAGAGGGCTAGGAGAACCAGTATTTGACAAGTTAGAAGCAGATCTCGCCAAAGCTATCATGTCCTTACCCGCTACCAAAGGCTTTGAAATCGGCTCAGGTTTTGCAGGAACAACCCTCACAGGAAGCCAACACAACGACGAATTTTACCTAGACGACAATGGCAACCCCCGCACCGTAACCAATCGCTCAGGGGGCATCCAAGGGGGCATCAGCAACGGTGAAAACATCGTCATCAGAGCCGCCTTCAAACCCACCGCCACCATCGGCAAAGAGCAAAAAACCGTCAGCAAAGAAGGAGAAGAAACCACCCTCGCCGCCAAAGGAAGACATGATCCCTGTGTACTACCCAGAGCAGTACCCATGGTAGAAGCCATGGTAGCC
- a CDS encoding GNAT family N-acetyltransferase: MMDKIFNKKNASPYTIRWHQQMAEIPQSAWDEMAMPLATPFLEWEWLHNLETSGSVKPQTGWQPCHLTLWRDKKLIAGAPLYIKGHSYGEFVFDHQWADLAYRLGIQYYPKLLGMTPFTPAVGYRFLVAPDENEEEITEIMISAIDHFCVKNRLSGCNFLFVDPQWKSMIAQFGFSAWMHHGYIWGSRDFNTFDDYLKIFNSNQRKNIKRERKLVQKAGLITKNLVGEEIPHYFYPYIYQFYHSTCSKFYWGSKYLTKKFFEQLYPSYSHRLMVVAAFEEGNEHQPVGMSFCIRKGENLYGRYWGSLDEYDCLHFESCYYKPIEWAISQGIKMYDPGAGGSHKRRRGFPATANYSMHRFYNQRMSSILKHYIDEINFAQQQEIDAINNDLPFNKKEINFSID, from the coding sequence ATGATGGATAAAATTTTTAACAAAAAAAACGCCTCCCCCTACACTATCCGTTGGCATCAACAAATGGCCGAAATTCCTCAATCAGCATGGGATGAAATGGCGATGCCCTTGGCAACACCCTTTTTGGAATGGGAATGGTTACACAACTTAGAAACCTCTGGTAGCGTAAAACCTCAAACAGGTTGGCAACCTTGTCATTTAACCCTGTGGCGCGACAAAAAATTAATAGCAGGGGCGCCACTTTATATAAAAGGGCATAGTTATGGAGAATTTGTTTTTGATCATCAATGGGCTGATTTAGCTTACCGATTAGGGATACAATATTATCCTAAACTCCTCGGCATGACTCCTTTTACTCCTGCGGTGGGTTATCGTTTTTTGGTTGCCCCCGATGAAAACGAAGAAGAAATCACCGAAATAATGATAAGTGCGATCGATCATTTTTGTGTTAAAAATAGATTGTCAGGATGTAACTTTTTATTTGTTGATCCTCAATGGAAATCAATGATTGCACAATTCGGCTTCTCTGCTTGGATGCACCATGGTTATATATGGGGAAGTCGAGATTTTAACACCTTTGATGATTATCTAAAAATATTTAATTCCAATCAACGTAAAAATATTAAACGAGAAAGAAAATTAGTTCAAAAAGCAGGATTAATCACTAAAAATTTAGTCGGTGAAGAAATTCCCCATTATTTCTATCCCTACATTTATCAGTTTTATCACAGCACCTGTAGCAAATTTTATTGGGGTAGTAAATATTTAACCAAAAAATTTTTTGAACAACTATACCCATCCTATAGCCATCGTCTTATGGTAGTAGCAGCCTTTGAGGAAGGTAACGAACATCAACCCGTGGGAATGTCTTTTTGTATCCGTAAAGGAGAGAATCTTTATGGGCGTTATTGGGGTAGTCTGGATGAATATGATTGCTTACACTTCGAGAGTTGTTATTATAAACCCATAGAATGGGCTATTAGTCAAGGGATAAAAATGTATGACCCGGGCGCGGGGGGTAGCCATAAACGTCGTCGGGGTTTTCCTGCTACGGCAAATTATAGTATGCACCGATTTTATAATCAACGCATGAGCAGTATTTTAAAACATTATATTGATGAAATTAATTTTGCCCAACAACAGGAAATTGATGCTATTAATAACGATTTACCTTTTAATAAGAAAGAAATTAATTTTTCCATAGATTAA
- a CDS encoding tetratricopeptide repeat protein, whose protein sequence is MNENLPVVYISILLGILSIVAVLLLRQIIKTRKVENRFSTLQKKLTKERGTAEEYYELASIYLDKKLYVQAVQLLQRALKASDDIEAENKALIYNALGFAHFSQEQYDIAIRNYKEAIKLYPEYAIALNNLGNVYEKKQLTAQALEVYKEVLTIDAKNSVAKRRVESLEKRFVTS, encoded by the coding sequence ATGAATGAGAATCTTCCAGTAGTTTATATCTCTATTTTACTTGGAATTTTAAGCATTGTTGCTGTTCTTTTATTAAGACAAATTATCAAAACTAGAAAAGTAGAAAATCGTTTTTCCACCCTACAAAAAAAACTTACAAAAGAGAGGGGAACAGCGGAAGAATATTACGAATTAGCTAGTATTTATCTTGATAAAAAACTCTATGTTCAAGCAGTACAATTATTACAAAGAGCCTTAAAAGCATCCGATGACATTGAGGCAGAAAATAAAGCCTTAATTTATAATGCCCTTGGTTTCGCTCATTTTTCCCAAGAACAATATGATATTGCTATTCGTAACTATAAAGAAGCTATTAAATTATACCCCGAATATGCGATCGCCCTTAACAATTTAGGTAACGTATATGAGAAAAAGCAACTCACCGCCCAAGCATTGGAAGTTTATAAAGAAGTATTAACCATTGATGCTAAAAATTCCGTTGCTAAACGTAGGGTAGAATCCCTCGAAAAAAGATTTGTTACCTCATAA